The following proteins are encoded in a genomic region of Haloarcula marina:
- a CDS encoding response regulator — MRLSANSNDEIVVTRDIRVLHVDDDAAFLDLATDALEREGGFAVTTTTDPTAVRERFDLPEFDAVVSDYEMPERNGLALLESVREAHPDLPCFVFTGKGSEAVASDAISIGVTDYLQKKPGLDQFTLLANRIRNAVERTETVAELRRETHRRDRILEATPMGIVVHDRHGAVELRNERARELLGTTTDAMDVSAYSDAPWELERPDGTAVDRDSLPFSRVLAAEAPIHDEAYVVRREDGTRQPIVVHGAPLQTETGALDGAVIVFGVP, encoded by the coding sequence ATGCGACTCTCCGCCAACAGTAACGACGAGATAGTCGTGACCCGCGACATACGGGTACTCCACGTCGACGACGACGCGGCGTTCCTCGATTTGGCGACCGACGCGCTCGAACGCGAGGGAGGGTTCGCCGTCACGACGACGACGGACCCAACTGCAGTTCGCGAGCGGTTCGACCTCCCCGAGTTCGACGCGGTCGTGAGCGACTACGAGATGCCCGAGCGGAACGGACTGGCGCTCCTCGAATCGGTTCGTGAGGCGCATCCGGACCTCCCGTGTTTCGTGTTCACCGGAAAGGGGAGCGAAGCGGTCGCGAGCGACGCCATCTCCATCGGCGTCACCGACTACCTGCAGAAGAAACCCGGTCTCGACCAGTTCACACTGCTGGCCAACCGCATCCGGAACGCCGTGGAGCGGACGGAGACGGTGGCCGAACTCAGGCGAGAGACCCATCGGCGCGACCGAATCCTCGAAGCGACGCCGATGGGCATCGTCGTCCACGACCGACACGGAGCGGTCGAACTTCGCAACGAACGGGCCCGCGAACTGCTCGGAACGACTACCGACGCGATGGATGTGTCGGCGTACTCCGACGCGCCGTGGGAACTCGAACGCCCCGATGGAACGGCAGTGGACCGCGACTCGCTCCCGTTCAGCCGCGTTCTCGCCGCCGAAGCCCCGATACACGACGAGGCGTACGTCGTCCGCCGCGAGGACGGCACGCGGCAACCAATCGTCGTCCACGGCGCACCGCTCCAGACCGAGACGGGCGCACTCGACGGCGCAGTCATCGTCTTCGGAGTCCCCTGA
- a CDS encoding succinic semialdehyde dehydrogenase codes for MKASSGSLSERTVERLREGVTRVDDRPPLVVRSPFTDERVGAVPACQPADVAAAAERARAAQEAWAARPIEERAGVLQRFADRAIEAREELLDVVQLEAGKARLDAHVELLDVVLTADYYARRGPTHLDAARRAGGIPLLTTAVERHDPVGLVGLIEPWNYPLTLAISDMLPALLAGNGAILKPAEATPFCALRAVELLTEAGVPEDLVQVVTGEGPTLGEPLVSNVDHVTFTGSTETGRTVAALAGEHLVDASMELGGKNAAVVLGDADISQAVRGLVHGCFANAGQLCISFERIYVEEGLYDDFISEFVDATEALTLGASLDFAADVGSLIGQHQLDTVEDHVADARERGATVETGGRRREDVGPLFYAPTVLTDLPEDATAACEETFGPVVSVTPVADADEAVVRTNDTPYGLHASVWTDDTDRGEALARRIETGSVSVNDAFLGMWAATDAPMGGVGDSGIGRRHGGDGIRKYTETQTVATQRVHPLAPVDGVPNRVAAVATTYGIRALRRLRRFSPLERE; via the coding sequence ATGAAGGCGTCGAGTGGGTCGCTCTCGGAGCGAACCGTCGAGCGACTGCGAGAGGGCGTGACCCGCGTCGACGACCGACCGCCACTCGTCGTCCGGAGTCCGTTCACCGACGAGCGAGTCGGGGCCGTCCCGGCCTGCCAACCTGCCGACGTAGCGGCGGCCGCCGAGCGAGCGCGGGCCGCACAGGAGGCCTGGGCCGCCCGCCCAATCGAGGAGCGCGCGGGGGTTCTCCAGCGGTTCGCCGACCGCGCTATCGAGGCCCGCGAGGAACTGCTCGACGTGGTCCAACTGGAGGCCGGGAAAGCGCGCCTCGACGCGCACGTCGAGCTATTGGACGTGGTCCTCACGGCGGACTACTACGCACGGAGGGGGCCAACCCACCTCGACGCGGCGCGGCGAGCGGGCGGGATTCCGCTGTTGACGACGGCCGTCGAGCGCCACGACCCGGTCGGACTCGTCGGCCTCATCGAACCGTGGAACTACCCCCTGACCCTCGCCATCTCGGACATGCTCCCGGCGCTACTGGCCGGTAACGGCGCGATACTCAAGCCCGCCGAGGCGACGCCGTTCTGCGCGCTCCGGGCCGTCGAACTGCTGACAGAGGCGGGCGTGCCCGAGGACCTCGTGCAGGTGGTCACCGGCGAGGGACCGACGCTCGGCGAACCGCTCGTCTCGAACGTCGACCACGTCACGTTCACCGGGAGCACGGAGACGGGCCGCACCGTCGCGGCGCTGGCCGGGGAACACCTCGTCGACGCCTCGATGGAACTCGGCGGGAAGAACGCCGCCGTCGTCCTCGGGGACGCCGACATCTCGCAGGCGGTCCGGGGCCTCGTCCACGGCTGTTTCGCCAACGCCGGTCAGCTGTGCATTTCCTTCGAGAGAATATACGTCGAAGAGGGGTTGTACGACGATTTCATCTCGGAGTTCGTCGATGCCACCGAGGCCCTGACCCTCGGCGCGTCGCTCGACTTCGCGGCCGATGTGGGGTCGCTCATCGGCCAGCACCAACTCGACACCGTCGAGGACCACGTCGCCGACGCGCGCGAACGAGGCGCGACCGTCGAGACCGGCGGCCGCCGCCGCGAAGACGTGGGACCGCTGTTCTACGCGCCGACGGTGCTGACCGACCTCCCCGAGGACGCGACGGCCGCCTGCGAGGAGACGTTCGGCCCGGTCGTCTCGGTGACGCCCGTGGCCGACGCCGACGAAGCCGTCGTGCGGACCAACGACACGCCGTACGGCCTCCACGCCAGCGTGTGGACGGATGATACCGACCGCGGGGAGGCGCTCGCTCGCCGCATCGAGACGGGGTCGGTGTCGGTCAACGACGCCTTCCTCGGGATGTGGGCCGCGACCGATGCCCCGATGGGCGGCGTCGGCGATTCGGGTATCGGGCGTCGGCACGGGGGCGACGGCATCCGGAAGTACACGGAAACCCAGACCGTGGCGACCCAACGAGTCCATCCGCTCGCGCCCGTCGACGGCGTTCCGAACCGCGTGGCCGCCGTCGCGACCACCTACGGGATTCGGGCGCTCCGTAGACTTCGGCGCTTCTCGCCGCTGGAGCGCGAGTGA
- the thrC gene encoding threonine synthase — protein sequence MDLSVACYACGREGALADGPRCPCGEPVWLDTDPTDFEWPTTGERSLWRYRELLPDVDPAGLAAGAGGTPLVRAPRLDDSVGATVHVKFEGANPTGTFKDRGSAVGVAAAERAGYDAVGTVSHGNMARSMAAHAASAGLDCLVLVPADIPTARLGLIARHDPTILRVDGDYGRLYEESVRVDREQAVAFVNSDTPLRVAGQKTTGLEIAESFAPDGPDAIVLPVSSGGHASGIWKAFREVRAAGLHSDLPRLYFVQAAACAPIADAWDRGDHAVTAVEGGETVAYSIANADPPSGNRVLAAARQTDGAVLAVDDDAILAARRALAERAGLFVESACATALAGANRLAERGSFAPNEDVVLVATGTGYTERDLDTPTVDAETVPLADLETAVAAHLD from the coding sequence ATGGACCTCTCAGTGGCCTGTTACGCCTGCGGACGAGAGGGGGCGCTGGCCGACGGCCCGCGGTGCCCCTGCGGCGAACCGGTTTGGCTCGACACCGACCCGACCGACTTCGAGTGGCCGACGACCGGCGAGCGGTCGCTGTGGCGCTATCGCGAACTCCTCCCCGACGTGGACCCCGCCGGACTGGCCGCTGGCGCGGGCGGGACGCCGCTGGTCCGCGCGCCGCGCCTCGACGACTCGGTGGGTGCGACCGTCCACGTGAAGTTCGAGGGCGCGAATCCGACGGGGACGTTCAAAGACCGCGGGAGCGCGGTCGGGGTCGCCGCCGCCGAACGGGCGGGCTACGACGCGGTCGGGACCGTCTCCCACGGCAACATGGCGCGGTCGATGGCGGCCCACGCCGCCAGCGCCGGACTGGACTGTCTGGTGTTGGTCCCGGCGGACATCCCGACAGCGCGACTCGGCCTCATCGCGCGTCACGACCCGACGATACTCCGGGTCGACGGCGACTACGGGCGGTTGTACGAGGAGTCGGTCCGGGTCGACCGTGAGCAGGCCGTCGCGTTCGTCAACTCCGATACGCCGCTTCGGGTCGCCGGGCAGAAGACCACCGGCCTCGAAATCGCCGAGTCGTTCGCGCCCGACGGCCCGGACGCCATCGTCCTTCCCGTCTCCAGCGGCGGCCACGCGAGCGGTATCTGGAAGGCGTTCCGCGAAGTTCGTGCGGCGGGCCTCCACTCGGACCTTCCGCGACTGTACTTCGTGCAAGCGGCGGCCTGCGCGCCCATCGCCGACGCGTGGGACCGCGGCGACCACGCCGTGACCGCCGTCGAGGGCGGCGAGACGGTCGCCTACTCCATCGCGAACGCCGACCCGCCGAGCGGCAATCGGGTGTTGGCGGCCGCCCGCCAGACGGACGGCGCGGTTCTCGCCGTCGACGACGACGCCATCCTCGCCGCTCGCCGCGCACTCGCCGAGCGCGCGGGCCTGTTCGTCGAGAGCGCCTGCGCGACGGCGCTGGCCGGTGCGAACCGCCTCGCCGAGCGTGGCTCGTTCGCCCCGAACGAGGACGTGGTGCTGGTGGCGACCGGCACCGGTTACACCGAACGGGATCTCGATACGCCGACCGTCGACGCGGAGACGGTCCCCTTGGCGGACCTCGAAACGGCCGTCGCCGCGCACCTCGACTGA
- a CDS encoding deoxyhypusine synthase, giving the protein MSDHEDRETFSHDPIGHAEARAGMTVGELAESYGDAGIGANDLHEAVDVYAEMLDDDVTTFFGLAGAMVPTGMRAIVSELIRDGHIDVLVTTGANLTHDTIEAIGGKHHHGEVTPPERTEREHDETLRDEGVDRIYNVYLPQEHFALFESHLRDEVFTVLEDEGTVPIQRMTEELGRANSEVNEREDVAEDAGVLAAAYENDVPVYCPAFQDSVLGLQAWMYSQTSEFTVDALADMTDITDIAYEADSAGAMLVGGGVPKNYVLQTMLVSPDAYDYAVQLTMDSSNTGGLSGATLDEARSWGKLEKDARNVSVYADATITLPLVVAAARERAGE; this is encoded by the coding sequence ATGAGCGACCACGAGGACCGCGAGACGTTCAGTCACGACCCCATCGGCCACGCCGAGGCCCGCGCCGGGATGACCGTCGGCGAATTGGCAGAGAGCTACGGCGACGCGGGTATCGGCGCGAACGACCTCCACGAGGCCGTCGACGTGTACGCCGAGATGCTCGACGACGACGTGACGACGTTCTTCGGACTGGCGGGCGCGATGGTACCGACCGGGATGCGCGCCATCGTCTCGGAGTTGATTCGGGACGGCCACATCGACGTGCTGGTGACGACGGGCGCGAACCTGACCCACGACACCATCGAGGCCATCGGCGGCAAACACCACCACGGCGAGGTGACGCCGCCCGAGCGAACCGAGCGCGAACACGACGAGACGCTCCGCGACGAGGGCGTCGACCGCATCTACAACGTCTATCTCCCGCAGGAACACTTCGCGCTGTTCGAGTCCCACCTCCGCGACGAGGTGTTCACCGTCCTCGAAGACGAGGGGACGGTGCCCATCCAGCGGATGACCGAGGAACTGGGCCGGGCCAACAGCGAGGTCAACGAGCGCGAGGACGTGGCCGAGGACGCCGGTGTGCTGGCGGCCGCCTACGAGAACGACGTGCCCGTCTACTGTCCGGCCTTCCAGGACTCCGTGCTGGGTTTGCAGGCGTGGATGTACTCCCAGACGAGCGAGTTCACCGTCGACGCCCTGGCCGACATGACCGACATCACGGACATCGCCTACGAGGCCGACAGCGCGGGCGCGATGCTCGTCGGCGGCGGCGTCCCGAAGAACTACGTCCTCCAGACGATGCTCGTCTCGCCGGACGCCTACGACTACGCCGTCCAGTTGACCATGGACTCCTCGAACACCGGCGGCCTGTCCGGGGCGACGCTGGACGAGGCGCGGTCGTGGGGGAAACTGGAGAAAGACGCCCGCAACGTCTCGGTGTACGCCGACGCGACCATCACCCTTCCGCTCGTGGTGGCGGCCGCCCGCGAACGCGCTGGCGAGTAG
- a CDS encoding redox-regulated ATPase YchF produces the protein MSYKIGLVGKPSVGKSTFFNAATMNDVPEGAYPFTTIDPSMGEAYVRVQCAAPEFEHSCTPNHGYCEDGMRFVPTKLVDVAGLVPGAHEGKGLGNQFLSDLNEADVLIHVVDFTGETDLEGEPTEGHDPRDDIDFLENELDMWYLDILEKGIERYRSGYHGEDKDIETDLAEQMSAFKINEDEIKQVILSLDMELDPDAWDDDDRETLAREIRIRTKPMVIAANKMDTPAAQDNWDEVTADPEYEHLTFVPVSAHAEKALKNGEEQGVLDYRPGDDDFEVTADLPDEKAAGLEQIREFVGEFDGTGVQQALEIALFEELEAIAVFPGARKPQDDGTFLQDCFVLPDGSTAEDFAYFLHTDIGDGFLHAHDVRSGRQVGADTELDHRDVVEITTTN, from the coding sequence ATGAGCTACAAAATCGGACTCGTCGGCAAACCCTCCGTCGGCAAGTCCACCTTCTTCAACGCGGCGACGATGAACGACGTGCCCGAGGGCGCGTACCCGTTCACGACCATCGACCCCTCGATGGGCGAGGCGTACGTCCGCGTCCAGTGTGCCGCGCCGGAGTTCGAACACAGTTGCACGCCCAACCACGGCTACTGCGAGGACGGGATGCGGTTCGTCCCGACGAAACTCGTCGACGTGGCCGGTCTGGTCCCGGGTGCCCACGAGGGTAAAGGGCTCGGGAACCAGTTCCTCTCGGACCTCAACGAGGCCGACGTGCTCATCCACGTCGTCGACTTCACCGGCGAGACGGACTTAGAGGGCGAACCCACGGAGGGACACGACCCCCGAGACGACATCGACTTCCTGGAGAACGAACTCGACATGTGGTACCTCGACATTCTGGAGAAGGGCATCGAGCGCTATCGCTCCGGCTACCACGGCGAGGACAAGGACATCGAAACTGACCTCGCCGAGCAGATGTCGGCGTTCAAAATCAACGAAGACGAAATCAAGCAGGTCATCCTCTCGCTGGACATGGAACTCGACCCGGACGCGTGGGACGACGACGACCGGGAGACGCTGGCCCGCGAAATCCGCATCCGCACGAAACCGATGGTCATCGCGGCCAACAAGATGGACACGCCCGCCGCACAGGACAACTGGGACGAGGTGACCGCGGACCCCGAGTACGAACACCTCACGTTCGTCCCCGTCTCCGCCCACGCCGAGAAGGCGCTGAAGAACGGCGAGGAACAGGGCGTGCTGGACTACCGGCCCGGCGACGACGACTTCGAGGTGACCGCGGACCTCCCCGACGAGAAGGCCGCCGGTCTCGAACAGATTCGCGAGTTCGTCGGCGAGTTCGACGGCACCGGCGTCCAGCAAGCCCTCGAAATCGCGCTGTTCGAGGAACTGGAAGCCATCGCCGTCTTCCCCGGCGCGCGCAAGCCCCAGGACGACGGCACGTTCTTACAGGACTGTTTCGTCCTGCCCGACGGGTCGACTGCCGAAGATTTCGCGTACTTCCTGCACACCGACATCGGCGACGGCTTCCTCCACGCCCACGACGTGCGCTCGGGGCGACAGGTCGGGGCCGACACGGAACTGGACCACCGCGACGTGGTCGAGATTACGACGACGAACTGA
- a CDS encoding GNAT family N-acetyltransferase: MSFQLTVRPATTDDVPGIQRVARDSWHAVYDGILGAETVDELLGQGYAPSVLERMADVDDIGLFVAEADGDVVGYASCGMTDPAGIGDLDLYVHPDYWGEGVGTELLERGEKHLKSLSVRTVRDEVLVDNEMGNAFYRKHFDHVGERTAEFGGQELPVNVYELSLARI; the protein is encoded by the coding sequence ATGTCGTTCCAACTGACTGTGCGGCCAGCGACGACGGACGACGTGCCGGGCATCCAGCGTGTCGCGCGTGATTCGTGGCACGCCGTCTACGACGGCATCCTCGGTGCGGAGACGGTCGACGAACTCCTCGGGCAGGGGTACGCGCCCTCTGTCCTCGAACGCATGGCGGACGTAGACGACATCGGCCTGTTCGTGGCCGAAGCGGACGGCGACGTGGTCGGCTACGCCAGTTGCGGCATGACCGACCCGGCCGGTATCGGCGACCTCGACCTGTACGTCCACCCCGATTACTGGGGCGAAGGCGTCGGGACCGAACTGCTCGAACGGGGCGAGAAACACCTCAAGAGCCTCTCGGTCCGGACGGTGCGGGACGAAGTGCTGGTCGACAACGAGATGGGGAACGCCTTCTACCGCAAGCACTTCGACCACGTCGGCGAGCGTACCGCGGAGTTCGGGGGCCAGGAACTGCCGGTCAACGTGTACGAACTCTCGTTAGCGAGAATCTGA
- a CDS encoding SDR family oxidoreductase — protein MQFLTGFPGFLGSALVGRLLDRSDEGVTCLVQSTYRDTAERRAREITAEVGVPRARLSLVEGDITDPSLGVADYDRLADTTEAVYHLAAVYDLGVDADLADRVNVDGTNHVLDFAEAAEVRRFHYVSTCYVSGRYDGTFTHADLDVGQSFHNHYERTKFAAEVEVQRRMDAGLPATVYRPAIAVGDSRTGETQKYDGPYYLLSLLRRQPRVAFAPAPIRPNARRLNVVPREFVVDALAELSRREDTVGEVYQLCNPHPPTIGRLVRALGRAADRVAVPVPGTVGLSKAVLDAAPWLANRFGVDPAALPYLAHPTTYTDENTRRALAGTGIRCPLFESYVDRLVAYVRDHPELDDAAMV, from the coding sequence ATGCAGTTCCTGACCGGCTTTCCCGGGTTTCTCGGGTCGGCACTCGTCGGGCGACTGCTCGACCGGAGCGACGAGGGCGTGACCTGTCTGGTCCAGTCGACCTACCGCGACACCGCCGAGCGTCGCGCCCGGGAGATAACCGCCGAAGTCGGCGTCCCGCGCGCCCGCCTCTCGCTCGTCGAGGGCGACATCACCGACCCGTCGCTCGGAGTGGCCGACTACGACCGCCTCGCCGACACCACCGAGGCGGTGTATCACCTCGCCGCCGTCTACGACCTCGGGGTCGACGCAGACCTCGCGGACCGAGTCAACGTCGACGGGACCAACCACGTCCTCGACTTCGCTGAGGCCGCCGAAGTCCGGCGGTTCCACTACGTCAGCACCTGCTACGTCAGCGGGCGCTACGACGGGACGTTCACCCACGCCGACCTCGACGTGGGCCAGTCGTTCCACAACCACTACGAGCGGACGAAGTTCGCGGCCGAGGTCGAGGTCCAGCGCCGCATGGACGCGGGGCTTCCGGCGACGGTTTACCGCCCGGCAATCGCCGTCGGCGACAGTCGCACCGGCGAGACCCAGAAGTACGACGGGCCGTACTACCTCCTCTCGCTCCTTCGCCGCCAGCCGAGAGTGGCGTTCGCGCCCGCACCGATTCGTCCGAACGCCCGTCGACTGAACGTCGTCCCGCGGGAGTTCGTGGTCGACGCCCTCGCGGAACTCTCCCGACGAGAGGACACCGTTGGCGAGGTGTACCAACTCTGTAACCCGCATCCACCCACAATCGGTCGTCTGGTCCGGGCACTCGGGCGGGCCGCCGACCGCGTCGCGGTCCCGGTCCCGGGAACGGTCGGCCTCTCGAAGGCGGTTCTCGACGCCGCGCCGTGGCTGGCGAACCGATTCGGCGTCGACCCGGCGGCACTGCCGTACCTGGCCCATCCGACGACGTACACCGACGAGAACACGCGCCGGGCGCTGGCGGGAACGGGGATTCGCTGTCCGCTGTTCGAGAGCTACGTCGACCGCTTGGTCGCGTACGTCCGCGACCATCCGGAACTGGACGACGCGGCGATGGTCTGA